A window from Patagioenas fasciata isolate bPatFas1 chromosome 36, bPatFas1.hap1, whole genome shotgun sequence encodes these proteins:
- the LAGE3 gene encoding EKC/KEOPS complex subunit LAGE3 has protein sequence MAAGAGNLELYPSAGGGWVISGRFWVISGRFWVISGRFWVILGGSVLDSGGRLRLPLPSAPVAAVAAGALRPDLGARAGARMEAEGAELRVSWVSPCPRALRGALTSFLELLGLVLETMERWGGGAPGLRPPPPAPPPASPPRPSPPNKRPQLG, from the exons ATGGCGGCCGGGGCGGGAAACCTGGAGCTGTATCCTTCCGCGGGGGGGGGTTGGGTCATTTCGGGGCGGTTTTGGGTCATTTCGGGGCGGTTTTGGGTCATTTCGGGGcggttttgggtcattttgggcggTTCGGTCCTTGACTCGGGCGGGCGGCTCCGGCTGCCGTTGCCCTCGGCCCCGGTGGCCGCGGTGGCCGCGGGGGCGCTGCGCCCGGACCTGGGGGCGCGGGCCGGGGCGCGGATGGAGGCGGAGGGAGCGGAGCTGCGGGT ctcgtgggtgtccccgtgtccccgcgccCTGCGGGGGGCGCTGACGTCGTtcctggagctgctggggctggtgctggagACCATGGAGCGCTGGGGGGGAGGGGCGCCCGGGCtccgcccccctccccccgcccctccccccgccagccccccccgcccctccccccccaataaACGCCCCCAGTTGGGCTGA
- the LOC139826209 gene encoding protein FAM3A-like, which produces MRLAAPLRVLLVAAAAALPWVLLALLTGTDTRTKPLDRLLGRAEPPSTGPRPFRPRFRCGLPRPCPPSSLAFRLVSGAANVIGPRICLEGRMLMSSALNNVGRGLNIALVNGVTGELIAAQAFDMWAGEAEELLRFLRPLHEGTLVLVASFDDPATK; this is translated from the exons ATGCGCCTGGCGG cccccctgcgggtgctgctggtggcggcggcggccgcgctgccctgggtgctgctggcgctgctgacggggacggacacacggacaaaGCCGCTGGACAGGCTGCTGGGGC GTGCTGAGCCGCCCTCCACag ggccccgccccttccggcctcGTTTCCGGTGCGGGCTGCCCCGCCCCTGCCCGCCCTCCAGCCTCGCGTTCCGATTGGTCAGCGGCGCCGCCAACGTCATCGGCCCCCGGATCTGCCTCGAGGGCCGGAT GCTGATGAGCAGCGCCCTCAACAACGTGGGGCGGGGGCTCAACATCGCGCTCGTTAACG GCGTTACAGGGGAGTTGATTGCGGCCCAGGCCTTCGACATGTGGGCGGGAG AGGCGGAGGAGCTGCTGCGCTTCCTGCGGCCGCTGCACGAGGGGACCCTGGTGCTCGTGGCTTCGTTCGACGACCCCGCCACCAAGTGA